In a single window of the Pirellulaceae bacterium genome:
- a CDS encoding glycosyl hydrolase, which translates to MLAANSFSDGQDSELTALTEEALATASSLRILIENGNIAAAPAANLPTPSDFQGNALAPLVTNNFSQAIPSNDWWSSVHFAEYGDQFSAPLFAHPLTVQTNQTGLSIAAQSTQVAFATGQTTREFVTPFTPDLHVDLFGSQQPTNFALDSYSDWAFSGKWSGVSDSPTTTLAQGSPFVWLKNVSFNDLKIRWDPGAAEINVDQNVAYLSVENRFYGFYAPEGSSWSVENNQARISNNDNGSLTVALLPNQETATRNAFRQSATNAIIDTRFSYAQADDPYALRLTYDYTLEGADNASDTIVALYPHLTRNATNPNLLSANAYASSRGNMAPVQSNRVEAEIKARGILPRLPATLSVEQIDTLRQLLIDDPVATNPEQYFSQFSDPYWSGKAMLKLMQLAQIAEVVGEMEVQNQIVSAVQAGFADWFHYNGNTADRHFAYNAEWDTLQAYPESFYSGQMLNDHHFHMGYFVHAAALVAMADPTWIADNQAMVDLIIQDVAQLDPNSSDLPRLRNFSPMAGHSWASGHGAFSRGNNHESSSEAMNFATGLMLWGEATQRPHTTRFGQTLYSLEAEAIAEYWFDKYGTTYPDDFDVESVGMVWGDGAAHATWFSAEVEMIKGINFLPFHGGSLYLSEMARDPQALLQEITEMNGGEPDVWQSLIGQYEALVDPENAWKTFSTESSRYEEGQSVPYTYFWMAALANLGSPSSTIRGDHPISAVFTRGETVTYSAHNAGSDPILVTFSDGTTLNVEPRSNQTITRSVNDPPFDPPEDPHSLPTDPAIIPDENSGQTDVAGPNLSIRWPTPEVVMRADTPVNMYGYATDPNEVTSIQIALRHVESGTYWQPGNRFGNLQYHDAAIVDNEGHWRLSVTPVLAGNYEMTAFAKNTLGGESIQQTNFAVIGDSQNPIPDPPANEDPSVADSTLNFEIIEDLGSVALIVDSQTGIAYVRPESADPIAVQRWGDYWDGEVSLVRGDWQLVAAAQDASGRLRVLDVNPGSSTRYGWILNEEGHFVGEDQYNDANLQDAETLFEIDLDENGLVGNIPASPEDNPTKEPSDTTAPLLISSMPMSGERDVATDANIVLVFDEPVMAGAGMIHLMTGPTDDPATSVTETHVSVEMFPATDPRVSINGNNVTINLASDLMLDTTYHLDIGSTGDAFVDMAGQGYVRSHADYQFTTAPPANPAADNPAADNPAADDPAADDPVNEYESNPATEEVTYGLGLLEDNQPNAYETTGFNQGEFVTNINFSHRATADPLVAPGNPNFWHAHDFFVNPSTDAYSTVESLMAVDGSNAAPTSNESVYWIPSMINETTGEYVTPLDSSIAYYSIRKPFDPNKLEVMPTGLSVIAGSAMPSERQSLGIVAWNYIGTTERYDHLPIGDEWQDLPLQAMIYFPQFWDGTNLDSPNHKSHMAYGEFYGGPSTHPHMLPGLELQIHYGRVPQDAQLVLTSDFMTKDHPDYAPGWSLHADMIHLPWPEYDSNGELYDGFERRVADSLRFPIFAGTDGNAVRSIPTGVEQPFTPAPLLTEPVFPGDDTVTPVPPSPAVEDPVDPPADPPVSDPAPTDFDGPDLSLLWPTPEVVIQADLTVAMYGYVTDPSDVASIQVAMKHVETGTYWQPGNGFGELQYHQA; encoded by the coding sequence ATGCTGGCAGCAAATAGTTTTTCGGATGGGCAAGACTCCGAACTGACAGCCTTGACAGAAGAAGCGCTCGCCACTGCTTCGTCACTCCGAATTCTCATCGAGAATGGCAACATCGCAGCCGCACCGGCTGCAAATCTCCCCACGCCCAGTGACTTCCAAGGAAACGCTCTCGCTCCACTGGTAACCAATAACTTCTCGCAAGCCATCCCAAGTAACGACTGGTGGTCTTCGGTACATTTCGCTGAGTATGGAGATCAGTTTTCAGCTCCGCTATTCGCGCATCCGCTCACCGTCCAGACGAATCAAACGGGTCTTTCGATCGCTGCGCAATCGACCCAGGTTGCATTTGCGACAGGACAAACCACACGCGAATTTGTCACACCGTTTACCCCCGACCTACACGTCGATCTTTTTGGTTCACAACAGCCAACTAACTTCGCGCTCGATTCCTACTCTGATTGGGCATTCTCTGGAAAATGGTCGGGCGTTTCAGATTCACCCACGACGACGTTGGCCCAGGGATCGCCTTTTGTTTGGTTGAAGAATGTCTCATTCAATGATCTGAAGATTCGCTGGGATCCAGGTGCTGCAGAGATCAACGTTGATCAAAATGTGGCCTATTTGTCAGTCGAGAATCGCTTCTACGGTTTTTATGCACCAGAAGGATCTTCTTGGTCCGTGGAAAACAACCAGGCAAGAATTTCGAACAATGACAATGGCAGTCTCACAGTCGCGCTCCTACCAAACCAAGAAACCGCCACGCGAAATGCCTTCCGCCAATCTGCCACGAATGCAATTATCGACACACGTTTCAGCTACGCGCAGGCCGACGACCCATACGCACTGAGACTAACTTACGACTACACATTAGAGGGTGCGGACAACGCATCAGATACAATCGTCGCCCTCTATCCTCATCTGACTCGTAACGCGACGAATCCGAACTTACTGTCCGCGAATGCCTATGCAAGTTCGCGTGGAAACATGGCGCCTGTCCAGTCGAATCGTGTCGAGGCTGAGATCAAAGCGCGCGGCATTTTACCCCGTCTTCCCGCTACCCTCAGCGTGGAACAGATTGATACGCTGAGACAGCTGTTGATTGATGACCCCGTGGCCACCAATCCTGAACAATACTTCAGCCAATTTTCTGACCCTTACTGGTCAGGAAAAGCAATGCTCAAATTGATGCAACTGGCCCAAATCGCTGAAGTGGTAGGTGAAATGGAGGTCCAAAACCAAATCGTATCGGCTGTCCAAGCAGGCTTTGCCGACTGGTTTCACTACAACGGCAATACGGCCGATCGTCACTTCGCTTACAACGCAGAATGGGACACTCTGCAGGCTTATCCCGAGTCATTTTATTCAGGTCAGATGTTAAACGACCACCATTTCCACATGGGATATTTTGTTCACGCAGCAGCTCTGGTTGCTATGGCCGATCCAACCTGGATCGCTGACAACCAAGCGATGGTTGACTTAATCATCCAAGATGTCGCACAACTCGACCCGAACTCGAGCGACCTACCTCGGTTGAGAAATTTCAGCCCGATGGCAGGACACTCCTGGGCTTCAGGTCACGGTGCATTTTCACGAGGCAATAATCACGAATCTTCGTCGGAAGCAATGAACTTCGCAACAGGCCTGATGCTCTGGGGTGAAGCAACTCAGCGTCCTCACACTACTCGATTCGGCCAAACGTTGTATTCGCTTGAAGCCGAAGCCATTGCAGAATATTGGTTCGACAAATACGGAACGACCTATCCGGACGATTTCGATGTGGAATCGGTGGGAATGGTTTGGGGCGACGGCGCAGCACATGCAACTTGGTTTTCTGCAGAAGTCGAAATGATCAAGGGTATCAATTTCCTGCCCTTCCACGGAGGATCCCTCTACCTGAGCGAAATGGCGCGTGACCCACAGGCGCTGCTGCAAGAGATCACCGAAATGAATGGCGGAGAACCCGACGTATGGCAAAGCCTGATCGGGCAGTACGAAGCTTTAGTCGACCCTGAAAATGCTTGGAAAACTTTTTCGACCGAAAGCAGCCGCTACGAGGAAGGACAAAGCGTACCGTATACCTATTTTTGGATGGCCGCCCTGGCCAATCTGGGTTCTCCATCCTCCACCATTCGAGGTGACCACCCAATTTCAGCCGTTTTCACACGAGGTGAGACAGTTACCTACTCGGCCCACAATGCGGGCAGTGATCCCATCCTTGTCACCTTCAGTGATGGCACCACGTTGAATGTCGAACCGAGATCGAATCAGACCATCACGCGATCGGTCAACGATCCGCCGTTTGACCCGCCGGAAGATCCCCACAGTCTCCCCACAGATCCTGCAATTATCCCAGATGAAAACTCAGGCCAAACCGATGTTGCGGGGCCAAACTTGTCGATCCGCTGGCCGACGCCTGAGGTTGTGATGCGTGCCGATACACCGGTCAACATGTACGGATACGCAACCGATCCAAATGAGGTTACGTCGATTCAAATTGCGCTGCGACATGTCGAAAGTGGCACCTATTGGCAACCGGGTAATCGTTTTGGAAACCTGCAGTATCACGATGCGGCAATCGTCGACAACGAGGGCCATTGGCGTCTATCGGTAACGCCCGTGTTGGCAGGAAACTATGAGATGACGGCGTTCGCGAAGAACACACTCGGAGGTGAGTCGATCCAGCAGACGAACTTCGCAGTCATTGGAGACTCCCAAAATCCGATCCCGGACCCTCCCGCCAATGAAGACCCCTCCGTCGCAGACTCGACTCTCAACTTTGAAATCATCGAAGACCTCGGCTCTGTCGCACTGATTGTCGATTCGCAAACCGGCATCGCGTATGTCCGCCCAGAATCAGCTGATCCAATCGCGGTACAACGTTGGGGTGACTACTGGGACGGCGAGGTTTCCCTTGTCCGCGGAGACTGGCAACTTGTGGCGGCCGCCCAAGATGCGTCGGGACGACTACGAGTCCTGGATGTTAATCCAGGATCCAGCACCCGTTATGGCTGGATCCTCAACGAAGAGGGACATTTTGTCGGTGAGGATCAATACAACGATGCAAACCTGCAAGACGCTGAAACACTTTTCGAAATCGACCTCGATGAAAACGGACTCGTCGGCAACATCCCAGCATCCCCAGAGGACAACCCGACGAAAGAACCATCCGACACGACTGCACCTCTGCTCATCTCATCAATGCCGATGTCTGGCGAGCGAGACGTCGCCACTGACGCGAACATTGTTCTCGTCTTCGACGAACCCGTGATGGCAGGTGCAGGTATGATCCACCTCATGACGGGACCAACAGACGACCCTGCCACATCCGTGACCGAAACCCATGTGTCGGTCGAAATGTTCCCAGCAACAGATCCACGAGTAAGTATCAATGGCAATAACGTCACGATTAACCTCGCAAGCGATCTGATGCTGGATACCACCTATCATTTAGACATTGGAAGCACAGGCGATGCATTCGTCGACATGGCTGGCCAAGGCTACGTACGCTCTCACGCCGATTATCAATTCACCACTGCGCCGCCGGCTAATCCAGCCGCCGATAATCCAGCCGCCGATAATCCAGCCGCCGATGATCCAGCCGCCGATGATCCGGTCAATGAATACGAATCCAATCCAGCGACCGAAGAAGTCACCTACGGATTGGGGCTCTTGGAAGATAATCAACCCAATGCCTACGAGACTACCGGATTCAACCAAGGTGAGTTTGTAACCAACATCAACTTCAGTCACCGGGCAACCGCCGACCCACTGGTCGCGCCTGGCAACCCGAATTTCTGGCATGCTCACGATTTTTTCGTGAATCCCAGCACCGATGCTTATTCCACGGTTGAATCTCTGATGGCTGTGGATGGATCAAACGCAGCTCCAACCAGCAACGAATCGGTCTACTGGATACCCAGCATGATCAACGAAACAACCGGGGAATACGTCACTCCACTCGACAGTTCCATCGCCTATTACAGCATCCGCAAACCATTTGATCCGAACAAGCTTGAAGTGATGCCAACAGGCCTGTCGGTGATCGCAGGTTCCGCGATGCCCAGCGAGCGTCAATCTTTAGGAATCGTCGCTTGGAATTACATCGGGACCACCGAGCGTTACGATCATCTGCCGATCGGTGACGAATGGCAAGACCTTCCCCTGCAAGCCATGATCTACTTTCCGCAGTTCTGGGACGGCACGAACCTTGACAGCCCCAACCACAAAAGTCACATGGCCTATGGCGAGTTTTACGGTGGACCAAGCACTCACCCGCATATGCTCCCAGGCCTGGAATTGCAGATTCATTATGGCCGAGTTCCGCAAGATGCTCAGCTCGTATTAACGAGCGACTTCATGACGAAAGATCATCCGGACTACGCGCCAGGTTGGAGCCTGCATGCTGACATGATCCATCTGCCTTGGCCGGAATACGATTCAAATGGAGAGCTTTACGATGGATTTGAACGACGTGTTGCCGATTCGTTGCGATTTCCAATCTTTGCCGGGACCGATGGCAATGCCGTTCGCAGCATTCCCACCGGAGTGGAACAACCCTTTACCCCAGCGCCTTTGCTAACGGAGCCGGTATTCCCAGGTGACGACACGGTCACTCCCGTTCCCCCCTCGCCTGCCGTCGAAGATCCGGTTGACCCACCAGCCGATCCTCCGGTGTCGGATCCGGCACCAACCGACTTTGATGGGCCTGATCTGTCACTCCTTTGGCCAACTCCCGAAGTCGTCATCCAAGCCGATCTGACAGTCGCCATGTATGGATACGTTACCGACCCGAGCGACGTCGCATCCATTCAAGTTGCGATGAAACATGTCGAAACGGGCACTTACTGGCAGCCGGGAAACGGCTTTGGTGAGTTGCAATACCATCAAGCA
- a CDS encoding glycosyl hydrolase family 18 protein: MKLWQSVLETVIRNAKNKSSHKPVTGLNFEPLEVRSLLASHTLADAPDVDFKITDQWNTGHTAEFSLVNDEGVNFDGWKIEFDYGGKIANLWNATVKNLGQGRYRFTPPAWSNNLGPGQTLAVGFVADGAASMPTNISFNGGPITHSGDASTTTPDTNDAPSDETTPTENTPTDNPITDDPIAPADDSTADDSTAMPVIRIADAQVTEGDTGYVLASFTVSLSKASTETVTADYHTMTNSASSGTDFERATGTVTFAPGETAQTIDVRVTGDLVVEGDEQFEVMLTTPVGGMFEDSAGTNAGHVMPNPSPGEPLVVSTDGTFPYLSATGADSFRVLDLSSTGAHNVQLMLTTSGNLVVLGPFNGAPIQQHETPIQELLANTSASFLETRLPDPEEDPNQMISTWMQDSIAGLQISNAHLYCDAAGLFLGEKLGVVGGMSEVGYVVTSHRMDDSGIPLVNVIENFDPSSDKLDFQYFANREFGIADTPDGVLISASPQAYNAWGEKTLLRGVSFSELSEDNFVFRFEQKYEDGFNRFGGTSETTATDGFREATVVSSPLAPTSSVSNGGVSTAGEFSVTLSDSWDSGYVSQWTYSPELAVGSWQVTIQMDGEIQSIWNAKILSQDGNQYVIGNADYNGDLTAGQSANFGFDATGSGSSIKILSEPQSDNTASDTHDMHHDGNHMSMGVASGFGTIIDNDTDTPSEPTTPPMDEGDNSTTPPMDENDDSTMPPMEDHDGHDHMAPPASSGDYVDITSWGTFHGSNHNSEHNELVGGRTAITTEAHEAYNNLRAFLGFSAVTIEEVGEWAFSESLTNNSQAWENDLMGVGLWYAMQGAKVGWIADDKYDPQILADIQRTARTVEDPTAMRNQVMDMVRQHSHAGYADYLEQYGIVDTFINTLKMEPHYGGWMHGRTHGFRSLEGVAINHDVNHLTVLSWDQMQPFMNDTFDWPQWPALDVSDSGVIEYFQSMVSLGNPVGQNLESAPTSIAPPTDHNSDTTDHNSDTTDHNSDTTDHNSDTTDHNSDTTDHDSHTHPEMDSEYIDLADIGMSNGSDHTGHDGLVGGRTAITTEAHVAYNNLRRFVGLEPATLDQIGEWAFANTLTNNTQAWGNDQQGVGLWYAMQGAKVGWIADDVFDPQILADIQRTARLGTAEDVMAMVVQYGHEGFAEYLTENGYVDTFINTLKMEPHYAGWMHDRAHGWLSIEDVAIAHDVNHLTVLSHDQMQPFMNDTWDWPQWPALDVSHARVLEYFQSMVVLGDPLGDHLDNLSGPAPQTDPTDNNTNPTDNTTDPADNTTDTSTSDVSDPVSTPKIAAYFPEWGIYGRDYHIADVPAAELTHFIYAFANLTASGEMVLFDSFAATEKRFSAENTVSGEADLWSYPAGDPRATQTVWGNFNQVAQLKEQNPHLRTSIALGGWTLSANFSSVVSTQAGRETLARSIYDFLNTYTMFDGIDFDWEYPGGGGLSGNSSSPQDGANYAALLELVREQLDILGSERGRYYEISVASPGGSDKIANFNLPGLKDNVDFFNVMSYDFHGTWENTTGHQAALMNDPAGYDIETAINLYLDAGVAKENIVLGAPLYTRAWSGVADGGDNGYNEAASGAAPGTFESGNYDYKDLVAQLQSGTSDWELNWDDDGQAAYLYSASQQIYSSFETPGTISLKSEWAQDKGLGGMMFWDLSNDQLGPESLISAAVDSWIEGQTFAQITAASDLVFENIYGGNGVFDPVVESATTPITPTNNTGPNLPEPMQPIDDASLPTTPTDPIETPTNTQASPLQISFAKDASWYNGFNANVTISNSGSNPVNGWVLEFTFDGEISSIWNATILSRQGNRYMIQSADWNSNIPSNGEVSFGFTASGTELLAASDILLNGDELNA; the protein is encoded by the coding sequence ATGAAACTTTGGCAAAGTGTTCTCGAAACAGTAATCAGAAATGCGAAAAACAAAAGCTCTCATAAGCCGGTCACGGGGCTTAATTTTGAGCCGCTTGAGGTTCGTTCCTTACTCGCTTCTCACACTCTTGCTGATGCGCCGGACGTTGACTTCAAAATAACCGATCAATGGAATACGGGGCATACGGCCGAATTTTCTCTGGTGAATGATGAAGGCGTCAACTTTGATGGATGGAAAATCGAATTCGATTACGGCGGAAAAATTGCAAACCTCTGGAACGCTACGGTAAAAAACCTTGGACAAGGTCGCTATCGATTCACACCGCCCGCCTGGAGCAATAATCTCGGCCCGGGGCAAACGCTTGCGGTTGGTTTTGTTGCAGACGGCGCGGCGTCCATGCCAACAAACATTTCCTTCAATGGAGGTCCGATCACCCATTCAGGAGATGCGTCCACTACCACGCCCGACACCAACGATGCACCAAGCGACGAAACCACCCCGACAGAAAATACGCCTACTGACAATCCGATCACCGATGATCCGATTGCACCCGCTGATGACTCCACCGCTGATGACTCCACCGCCATGCCGGTCATTCGTATTGCTGACGCTCAGGTCACCGAAGGAGACACGGGATACGTGCTGGCCTCTTTCACAGTATCGCTGTCCAAAGCTTCCACAGAAACCGTCACGGCTGACTACCACACCATGACGAATTCGGCGAGCTCCGGCACCGATTTTGAACGGGCAACCGGAACCGTCACTTTCGCGCCAGGTGAAACGGCACAAACGATCGATGTGCGAGTCACCGGCGACCTGGTCGTCGAGGGAGACGAACAATTTGAGGTGATGCTCACAACTCCGGTCGGTGGAATGTTCGAAGATAGCGCGGGAACAAATGCCGGTCACGTCATGCCGAACCCAAGTCCCGGAGAACCGCTTGTCGTATCCACTGACGGAACTTTCCCTTACCTTTCGGCAACCGGAGCGGATTCATTTCGCGTCCTTGACTTAAGCAGCACTGGGGCTCACAACGTCCAGCTCATGCTCACAACCTCGGGAAACCTCGTTGTGTTGGGACCGTTTAATGGGGCGCCGATCCAACAGCATGAAACGCCGATCCAAGAATTGCTCGCAAACACAAGTGCGAGTTTTCTGGAAACCCGTCTGCCGGATCCCGAAGAAGATCCCAACCAAATGATCTCGACTTGGATGCAAGACTCCATCGCAGGACTGCAAATCAGTAATGCTCATCTGTATTGCGATGCAGCAGGGCTATTTCTGGGTGAAAAATTGGGAGTCGTCGGTGGCATGAGTGAAGTCGGCTACGTCGTTACTTCCCACCGCATGGACGATAGTGGAATCCCACTCGTAAACGTTATTGAAAACTTTGATCCTTCAAGCGACAAACTCGACTTCCAATACTTCGCTAACCGGGAATTCGGGATCGCTGACACGCCAGATGGAGTCCTCATCAGTGCTTCACCGCAGGCGTACAACGCTTGGGGTGAAAAAACGCTGTTACGCGGTGTTAGCTTTAGCGAACTCTCGGAAGACAACTTCGTCTTCCGCTTTGAACAGAAATATGAAGATGGATTCAATCGATTTGGCGGCACAAGCGAGACGACGGCGACAGACGGATTCCGCGAAGCGACTGTCGTTTCCTCACCTCTCGCACCAACAAGTTCAGTCTCGAACGGTGGCGTTTCCACTGCGGGTGAGTTTAGCGTCACCCTTTCTGATTCGTGGGACTCCGGATACGTAAGCCAATGGACCTATTCACCTGAATTGGCGGTCGGTAGTTGGCAAGTCACTATCCAAATGGATGGTGAAATCCAAAGCATCTGGAATGCCAAAATCCTTTCGCAAGACGGCAATCAATATGTCATCGGAAACGCCGACTACAACGGAGATCTTACTGCCGGTCAATCCGCTAACTTCGGTTTTGATGCTACCGGATCCGGTAGCTCAATCAAGATTCTTTCAGAACCCCAAAGCGACAACACTGCCTCAGACACGCATGACATGCACCATGATGGCAATCACATGTCCATGGGCGTAGCTTCCGGATTCGGCACCATCATTGACAATGATACAGACACGCCGTCTGAACCGACGACGCCTCCGATGGATGAAGGCGACAATTCGACGACGCCTCCGATGGATGAAAACGATGACTCAACGATGCCCCCGATGGAGGACCACGATGGCCACGATCATATGGCACCACCGGCTTCCTCCGGTGACTATGTAGACATCACCTCTTGGGGCACCTTCCACGGCTCGAACCACAACTCTGAACATAATGAGTTGGTGGGAGGACGAACAGCCATCACCACCGAGGCCCATGAGGCCTACAACAACCTGAGAGCCTTCCTTGGATTCTCGGCGGTAACCATAGAAGAAGTGGGTGAATGGGCGTTCTCCGAATCACTGACCAATAACAGCCAGGCTTGGGAAAACGATCTCATGGGTGTCGGACTCTGGTATGCCATGCAGGGCGCCAAGGTCGGATGGATCGCGGACGATAAGTACGATCCGCAAATCCTCGCCGACATCCAGCGAACCGCTCGCACGGTCGAAGATCCGACGGCGATGCGGAATCAGGTGATGGACATGGTCCGTCAGCATAGCCACGCCGGATATGCGGACTACCTCGAGCAGTATGGCATCGTGGATACGTTCATCAATACTCTCAAGATGGAACCTCATTACGGTGGATGGATGCATGGTCGCACCCACGGATTCCGCTCGTTGGAAGGCGTGGCCATCAATCACGACGTGAATCACCTCACGGTACTCAGTTGGGATCAGATGCAGCCCTTCATGAACGACACCTTCGACTGGCCGCAGTGGCCTGCACTCGATGTTTCCGATTCGGGTGTCATCGAGTATTTCCAGAGCATGGTCTCTCTCGGAAACCCCGTTGGACAGAATCTGGAATCCGCCCCCACTTCCATCGCGCCTCCGACCGACCATAACTCGGATACGACCGACCATAACTCGGATACGACCGACCACAATTCGGATACGACCGACCACAATTCGGATACGACCGACCATAACTCGGATACGACCGACCACGACTCGCACACGCATCCGGAAATGGACAGTGAATATATCGACTTGGCAGACATTGGCATGTCGAACGGCAGCGATCACACAGGCCATGACGGCCTGGTGGGTGGAAGAACCGCCATCACCACGGAAGCACACGTCGCCTACAACAATCTCCGTCGGTTCGTTGGCCTTGAGCCAGCGACTCTCGACCAGATAGGAGAATGGGCATTTGCAAACACGCTTACCAACAACACCCAGGCATGGGGCAATGACCAACAAGGTGTTGGACTTTGGTATGCGATGCAAGGCGCTAAAGTAGGATGGATCGCAGATGACGTATTTGACCCACAGATTCTTGCAGACATCCAACGCACGGCCCGACTAGGCACCGCCGAAGATGTTATGGCGATGGTGGTTCAATACGGACACGAAGGTTTCGCAGAATACCTAACCGAAAATGGCTACGTTGATACATTCATCAACACATTGAAAATGGAACCACACTATGCCGGTTGGATGCATGACCGCGCACACGGCTGGCTCTCGATTGAAGATGTAGCCATTGCACATGACGTGAATCATCTTACCGTTCTCAGTCATGATCAAATGCAACCGTTTATGAATGACACATGGGATTGGCCACAATGGCCGGCACTCGACGTATCACACGCTCGCGTACTCGAGTATTTCCAGAGCATGGTCGTGCTTGGTGATCCACTTGGCGATCACTTGGACAATCTAAGCGGACCTGCTCCCCAAACCGACCCCACTGACAACAATACCAATCCCACTGACAACACGACGGATCCTGCTGACAACACGACGGATACATCAACCTCCGACGTTTCGGATCCTGTCTCTACACCAAAGATCGCGGCCTATTTCCCTGAATGGGGCATCTACGGCCGAGACTATCACATCGCGGATGTTCCGGCAGCAGAACTCACACACTTCATCTACGCCTTTGCCAACCTAACGGCAAGCGGCGAGATGGTGTTGTTCGACAGTTTCGCCGCCACCGAGAAACGTTTCTCAGCAGAAAACACAGTCAGTGGCGAGGCGGACCTTTGGTCCTATCCTGCTGGCGATCCGCGAGCAACCCAAACGGTTTGGGGAAACTTCAACCAAGTGGCTCAACTGAAGGAACAAAACCCACATCTCCGAACTAGCATTGCCCTCGGCGGTTGGACCCTTTCGGCAAATTTCAGTTCTGTCGTTTCAACGCAAGCGGGTCGAGAAACGCTTGCTCGATCTATCTATGACTTCTTGAACACCTACACCATGTTTGATGGGATTGACTTTGACTGGGAGTATCCTGGTGGTGGAGGACTCAGTGGTAACAGCTCGAGCCCGCAAGACGGAGCAAATTATGCGGCACTGCTGGAACTAGTTCGCGAGCAACTAGACATTTTAGGCAGTGAGCGAGGGCGTTATTACGAGATTTCTGTAGCATCGCCAGGCGGCTCAGACAAGATTGCCAACTTCAATCTTCCTGGACTGAAAGACAACGTGGATTTCTTCAATGTGATGAGTTACGACTTCCATGGAACCTGGGAAAACACAACCGGACATCAGGCTGCCCTGATGAACGACCCAGCCGGTTATGACATTGAAACCGCCATCAATCTTTACTTGGACGCCGGAGTCGCGAAAGAGAACATCGTCTTAGGTGCACCTCTTTACACACGTGCCTGGAGCGGCGTCGCTGACGGTGGCGACAATGGCTACAACGAAGCAGCCAGTGGCGCAGCTCCCGGAACCTTCGAGAGCGGCAACTACGACTACAAGGATCTAGTCGCACAACTCCAATCGGGCACTAGCGATTGGGAGTTGAATTGGGATGACGACGGTCAGGCCGCTTACCTGTACAGCGCATCTCAACAAATCTACAGTTCTTTTGAAACGCCTGGAACCATCTCACTAAAGAGCGAATGGGCTCAGGACAAGGGACTCGGCGGCATGATGTTCTGGGACCTTTCTAATGACCAATTGGGACCGGAGAGCCTGATCAGTGCTGCAGTCGACAGTTGGATCGAAGGCCAGACCTTTGCCCAAATCACTGCTGCATCAGACCTCGTCTTTGAAAACATCTACGGCGGCAATGGGGTCTTCGACCCGGTTGTGGAGTCGGCCACTACCCCGATTACACCAACGAATAACACTGGACCAAACCTCCCAGAACCGATGCAACCGATTGACGACGCCTCGCTTCCAACAACTCCAACCGATCCTATTGAAACTCCAACGAACACTCAGGCATCGCCCCTCCAAATTAGCTTTGCCAAAGACGCCAGTTGGTACAACGGTTTCAACGCGAATGTGACCATTAGTAACTCAGGTTCAAATCCGGTAAACGGATGGGTACTTGAGTTCACCTTCGACGGTGAGATCAGCAGTATTTGGAACGCGACAATTCTGTCTCGTCAAGGCAACCGTTATATGATTCAGAGCGCAGATTGGAACAGCAACATCCCGAGTAATGGGGAGGTTAGTTTCGGTTTCACCGCGAGTGGCACTGAGCTGCTTGCAGCTTCCGACATTTTGTTAAACGGCGATGAGTTGAACGCTTAA